One window of the Betta splendens chromosome 21, fBetSpl5.4, whole genome shotgun sequence genome contains the following:
- the nr0b1 gene encoding nuclear receptor subfamily 0 group B member 1, whose amino-acid sequence MASLDGCRCRGASGRSNSSILYSILKSNSLAAADDLQQQQQQQQHPHPHPQEQQQTLQQLFHRSLSSTPSSAQEPRQQPCSCGSTRRRGVLRSPQVTCKAASAVLVKTLRFAKNVPCFRELPEDDQLALIRSGWAPLLVLGLAQDRVDFETTETVEPSMLQRILTGLPERQSDGPAGHSRGAAGVSVVEIEAIKAFLKKCWSVDISTKEYAYLKGAVLFNPDLEGLRCLHYIQSLRREAHQALNEHVRLIHREDTTRFAKLLIALSMLRAISPLVVAQLFFRPVIGAVNIEEVLMEMFYGK is encoded by the exons ATGGCCTCGCTGGACGGCTGCCGCTGTCGCGGTGCCAGCGgccgcagcaacagcagcatcctCTACAGCATATTGAAGAGTAACAGCCTTGCGGCCGCcgacgacctgcagcagcagcagcagcagcagcaacacccacatccacacccccaagaacaacaacaaacactgcaACAGCTGTTCCACAGGAGCCTGTCCTCCACGCCGTCCTCGGCGCAGGAGCCCCGCCAGCAGCCGTGCTCGTGCGGCTCCACGCGCCGCCGCGGCGTCCTGCGCTCCCCGCAGGTGACCTGCAAAGCCGCGTCCGCGGTGCTGGTGAAGACGCTGCGCTTTGCCAAGAACGTGCCGTGTTTCCGCGAGCTGCCGGAGGACGACCAGCTGGCGCTGATCCGCAGCGGCTGGGCGCCGCTGCTTGTTCTGGGGCTCGCGCAGGACCGGGTGGACTTTGAGACCACGGAGACGGTGGAGCCCAGCATGCTGCAGCGCATCCTCACGGGTTTACCGGAGCGGCAGAGCGACGGGCCGGCCGGCCACAGCAGGGGGGCGGCGGGGGTGTCGGTGGTAGAAATAGAAGCTATCAAAGCTTTCCTGAAAAAGTGCTGGAGTGTAGATATAAGCACGAAGGAGTATGCGTACTTGAAGGGAGCGGTGCTGTTCAACCCAG ACCTGGAGGGGCTGCGCTGTCTCCACTACATCCAGTCACTGCGTCGGGAGGCGCACCAGGCTCTGAACGAGCACGTCCGGCTCATCCACCGGGAGGACACGACCCGCTTTGCCAAGCTGCTAATAGCTCTGTCCATGCTGAGGGCCATCAGCCCGCTGGTGGTGGCCCAGCTCTTCTTCAGACCCGTCATAGGCGCCGTCAACATCGAGGAGGTTCTCATGGAGATGTTCTATGGGAAATAG